The genomic DNA CGACCACTCCCAGGACAGGACCCTTCCTGGTCAGGATCATAACCCTCTGCGAGAGGACTACATGCCCCCACCAGCCCCCCAGAGGCAAAAAGCGAATATAACCATTTTTGTCGATTTCGCGCACCATGAAACCGACCTCGTCCATATGTCCTGCTATCATAACGCGCGGGCGTTCATGTGTTCCTTTTTTGCTGGCAATGAATGATCCCAGCTTGTCGTAGCTGATTTCATCGGCATCTGCTTCAAGATGCTTTTTCATAATTGCCGCGATCTCGGCTTCATGACCTGGAACTCCGTAAGCATCGGTCAGTTCCTGGAGAAGTTTTTCAGTTGCATCCATTTATATTTCCTTTCTCAATAGTTTTCGATCAATTCCGCCAGGTCGTCGATGATCAGATCGGCCTTACCATGATTTTCATAAACACGATCTGACTTCAACTTGAGAATCGCGGTGATTCCGGCGTTCTTGGCTCCAGCAACATCGACATCGACTCGATCACCCACAAAGAAAGCCTGATCGGCTGAAATGTCAAGCTTTCTGAGAACATGTTCAAATATTGCCGGGTGAGGCTTGCGGTATTCGAATTCCGAGGAAAATACGATCTCATCGAAGAATTCAAGCACACCAAAATTCTGCATATCCTCGTAATGATATCTTTGAGGGAAAACAGTGTTAGAGATCAGCCCCAGCTTGCATCCTTTTGACTTGAAAAAATGGAGTACATCAATAGCTCCCGGAATCAAGCTTAAATGATCACGGATAGGCTGGTAGTAATGCTCCAGGAAATCATCGTAGATTTCATCGCTGAGATCATGTTCATGCTTCTTAAAGAAATCAATAAAAAAGCGCCTCAGGTCGGGTTCTTTCTGAATCTCCATGCTGTGAGCAATCATCTCATTGACAACCGAGACAAATCCTTCCATCAATTTGCTTTTTTCCGAGAATAAGAAATTATGCCCCTCCAGCAACTTGAAACCTTCCATGATGCTGAGTTTGTATACATCATTCCAACTGATGTTCTCATATTCGATCAATGTCGACCCGAGATCGAACAGGGCCGCTTTTTTTTCGGTAAGTAATCCCATAACACGTTTGTACACCTAT from Candidatus Zixiibacteriota bacterium includes the following:
- a CDS encoding HAD-IA family hydrolase gives rise to the protein MGLLTEKKAALFDLGSTLIEYENISWNDVYKLSIMEGFKLLEGHNFLFSEKSKLMEGFVSVVNEMIAHSMEIQKEPDLRRFFIDFFKKHEHDLSDEIYDDFLEHYYQPIRDHLSLIPGAIDVLHFFKSKGCKLGLISNTVFPQRYHYEDMQNFGVLEFFDEIVFSSEFEYRKPHPAIFEHVLRKLDISADQAFFVGDRVDVDVAGAKNAGITAILKLKSDRVYENHGKADLIIDDLAELIENY